Part of the Ammoniphilus sp. CFH 90114 genome, ATCTAATATATATCCTTGTTTCTTATGATCCAATTGTATAAAAGACAACAGATAAACTTTTCGGCAAGACTCATTTAAAGCTCGCAGACCCTCCCTAATCAGGATCTGAGCCTTGGGTACTCCTATTTTTCTTTGTCCTTCTCCTGGAGAATGATGAAGCGATTCGTCTATGTGCCGAACAACGAAAGAGATGAGCTCTTCCCTCGTGTCTCCAGCTAGATGAGCACATATGGCATGAACCATTTCAACCTCCTCTAAGATGAGGAATTGATAATCCCAGCTTCTGACCCACCTGGATTGAACGATGGATCTTGTATGATCATCCCAATGATCTTTCTCTTGCATCACATCATAAGTGGGGTAGTGCGTTTCCTTCTCCATCCGGCTACCTCCAATACATAACAATAAGCCCTAGACCACTTAGCGCCGTAAACATGAGCGGAAGAATGATGGGCGGACCAATCAAAAAATTACGCAGGGCCCAACCTCCCACCCGAATGCCAACACCCCGAAAGTGATAATAGAAACCAATAAGCCCATCAATTAACCCTAGCCACATTAACCAGAAAAAAAGGGTTGAAACCCACCCTACATTGTAAAAAGTGAACACGCTCCCAACAATAAAAAATAATGGAGCAAACAAAACGGGGATCCACATGGCCTTATGATGAAAGTTCTGCCGGTAATGAAACAAAGTAACTTGTATTCCTATCATAAGGAACGCTAAACTGACAAATAATATCCCTACTCTCTCCAATGGCCAACCGTTCCAATACATCTTCTAACCTCCTTACTTAAGTCACCGGAAAAGTCAAGGCACCAAAAGGCATGATAGCAAGTGACCCGTATTGACTGAACTGATTGACACAAGCTTGCAAATCCTCCACCGGTTTAAAACCGATAAGCTCAGCCGTACTCTCCGGAATTTCAGAGTATAAATAAACCTCATGCTGCTTTAGCACTTCATCTATGTGGGAAACCTTGTGAGCCCCTAAGACGAATTGCTCCTTCATCATTTCTGCAATTCGACTTGAGTCTTGAACCGTTTCCACCCAGTATTGAAAAAGACCATTCCCAAACATTTCTTTGCATTCAGCAACCAGAAGAATTCTCCCCCCAGGCTTTACAACTTTAGATGCATTTTGAAGTGTCTTAACTGCTTGATAAAGCTGCATATCCTTGGGGTGTCCGCCTGTAGATACAATGACGGCATCGTATTTTTTTTGGATCGGAACCAGAAAGATTTGTTTTGCCTTTTCCACAAGGGTTCGATGCGCTTTTAGAACATCACCTCCCACTGCATGAAGAATTTCACGACGGTGGTTCACGATCGTATTCAATAGAAACTGAACGGGCAAAAACTTTAACGTTTCTTCCATATCTTTTCGAATCGGGTTCTCAGGGTTCCCTGGCTGCGACTTCCACTTTATCGAGAAGGAGTGATTGTGCTGAATACTGCGTTGGGAAGAAACACCAGGCATGAGTGCTTTGACTCCCCCTGATAAGCCGGCCAACCCATGAGGCTCCATATTTCCCGTAGCAATTCTAAGCTCAGCCTCCACGACCGGTCTAAAGATCTCCACAGGCGTACCAAGTGCAGTTGTTCCTAAATGGACACAGTCCTCAGGCAATGCAGAATGATTGATCACCTCTATAGACTGATAGATCTCCTCCCCGACTAATTGTTTTAATTCCCTCTCTGTTTGCTTACGATGCATCCCTAAGGCAACTACAATACGAATCTGCGCATTCGATAGCCCACCTTCTCTTAACGCTTCGAGTAGAGAGGGAAGAAATTTATAGCTTGGGGATAATCGACTGGCATCGCTAATGAGAATGACGGCACTCTGTTTCCCCTTTGCTAGTTCTCTCAAAAGAGGACTCTCTATAGGATTCTCTAAGGCTTGACGGATCCAATCCATCTCCTCGCCACGCGACTCGCTGTCATAATTAATTTCATGGGCATCCGTTCCTTCAGGTAGTGAAAATTGAATCGAACCCTTGCCGTAACCAATTGTATAATTCATGGGCATCTCCACTTTTTTAGTAACCATTTTTTCCACACTGAACTCAAAGTAAACACTTAACTATCATCCGTTCAATGATGTGAAAAAAGACGGAAAGCATGATAAACTATACATAGAAAAAAATATATGTATAGGAGAATCCATATGATTAGAGGCATGTCTTATCCAAAGGGAATCTTCTATATGGATAAGGATCATATCGCTCATGCGATGATAGATCAGAATGGGGATATACAGACGAAAGTGTTGCCTTTCGATTTTCCAGGGCTTGTCTTCTTTATCAAACGAACCTTGTTTACAATTCCACTATATTTCTTAATTGGTATGATCGGTCTGTTCTTATGGATTGCGTTACAACCGGGTTATCCATTGTTCTGGATTCCGCTTGCAGCATTCGGTTATCATTTTATTTTTCCGTATACACTAAAGCAGTACCATGGTGCTGAACACAAAGTATTTAGTCACCAAGGACTCAAGACGTATCGCTCCCTTAATGAAATTCGCAGGTGCAACATCGTCAATCGTCATTGCTCTACCAATGGGGTTGTTATTTTTTATCTCCTGTTTCTTCTAGGGTTCTATCCCTTAGGCGGTAATGGGGCAGCTCTTCTTGGCTTAGCAGGAGTTTGGTTGATCCCGAGATGGCTCATACCTTTAGATACAAAGGTCTTTTTCCCTATCTCGGCCTTTCTTCAGAGGACGGTTACAACGATCGAACCAAACGAAGCTCAATTAAAAGTTGCCCTGCTCTCGTATATAAGTCTGATTAGAAAAGAACCCGTGAGTGAATCTATACTGCTAGAGGAAATTCGGCAGGAAGAAGAAAGGAAAAAGGAACAGCTCT contains:
- a CDS encoding gluconate 2-dehydrogenase subunit 3 family protein, producing the protein MEKETHYPTYDVMQEKDHWDDHTRSIVQSRWVRSWDYQFLILEEVEMVHAICAHLAGDTREELISFVVRHIDESLHHSPGEGQRKIGVPKAQILIREGLRALNESCRKVYLLSFIQLDHKKQGYILDLVSRAQAPDVPEWRGLPQVEWFKKLLSWTIEAYYSHPQVWSEMGYGGPAYPRGYVRTQLGQLDPWEAQPK
- the larA gene encoding nickel-dependent lactate racemase, with amino-acid sequence MNYTIGYGKGSIQFSLPEGTDAHEINYDSESRGEEMDWIRQALENPIESPLLRELAKGKQSAVILISDASRLSPSYKFLPSLLEALREGGLSNAQIRIVVALGMHRKQTERELKQLVGEEIYQSIEVINHSALPEDCVHLGTTALGTPVEIFRPVVEAELRIATGNMEPHGLAGLSGGVKALMPGVSSQRSIQHNHSFSIKWKSQPGNPENPIRKDMEETLKFLPVQFLLNTIVNHRREILHAVGGDVLKAHRTLVEKAKQIFLVPIQKKYDAVIVSTGGHPKDMQLYQAVKTLQNASKVVKPGGRILLVAECKEMFGNGLFQYWVETVQDSSRIAEMMKEQFVLGAHKVSHIDEVLKQHEVYLYSEIPESTAELIGFKPVEDLQACVNQFSQYGSLAIMPFGALTFPVT
- a CDS encoding DUF1385 domain-containing protein yields the protein MIRGMSYPKGIFYMDKDHIAHAMIDQNGDIQTKVLPFDFPGLVFFIKRTLFTIPLYFLIGMIGLFLWIALQPGYPLFWIPLAAFGYHFIFPYTLKQYHGAEHKVFSHQGLKTYRSLNEIRRCNIVNRHCSTNGVVIFYLLFLLGFYPLGGNGAALLGLAGVWLIPRWLIPLDTKVFFPISAFLQRTVTTIEPNEAQLKVALLSYISLIRKEPVSESILLEEIRQEEERKKEQLLKEERERVIRETEWVEI